A single Ignavibacteriales bacterium DNA region contains:
- a CDS encoding PorV/PorQ family protein, whose translation MKKITYILALIYFVTAPALAQTFKSDVSKRGTTAAPFLSVGQGARSIGMGSAFAGTVNDVSAIYWNPAGLTKAQGIQMMFDHTMWIANVRYNFVAASVNLQDMGAIGLSIISSDVGDMRVTTVESPDGTGETFSATDLAISLAYAMQLTDNFSIGFNPKYIYQGIWKMNASAFALDMGVQYVTPFDGAILAMSISNFGTKVQLLGNSNLVLYDMDPSNTGDNGKLPAYLETNQWSLPLNFRVGVSYDPVRSEMHKLTVAVDAQHPSDDYESLNLGAEYTFDNFVFIRGGFKSMFQQDSEESFALGFGIRQSLMNNVSVIFDYGYQNFGRFSEIQKFSLSVSF comes from the coding sequence ATGAAAAAGATAACTTATATACTTGCTCTTATTTACTTTGTAACTGCTCCTGCACTGGCGCAGACATTTAAATCAGATGTTTCAAAACGGGGTACCACCGCGGCACCCTTCCTCTCTGTGGGACAGGGAGCCCGTTCAATAGGAATGGGAAGTGCTTTTGCCGGGACTGTTAATGACGTGAGCGCGATTTACTGGAACCCCGCCGGCCTCACCAAGGCGCAGGGCATTCAGATGATGTTTGACCATACGATGTGGATTGCAAACGTGCGCTATAACTTTGTGGCCGCGAGTGTTAATCTGCAGGATATGGGCGCAATCGGCCTGAGCATTATCAGCTCAGATGTTGGCGATATGCGTGTTACAACCGTAGAAAGCCCGGACGGTACCGGAGAAACTTTTTCCGCTACTGATCTTGCGATAAGTCTGGCTTACGCAATGCAGCTGACAGATAATTTTTCGATCGGATTTAACCCGAAGTATATCTATCAGGGAATCTGGAAGATGAATGCATCGGCTTTCGCGCTTGATATGGGAGTGCAGTATGTTACTCCGTTTGACGGCGCCATACTGGCGATGTCCATTTCAAACTTCGGAACAAAGGTTCAGCTCCTCGGTAATTCAAACCTGGTTCTCTATGATATGGATCCTTCGAACACGGGTGATAACGGCAAACTGCCTGCGTATCTTGAAACCAATCAGTGGTCGCTGCCTCTGAACTTCAGAGTGGGAGTGAGCTATGATCCGGTACGGAGTGAGATGCATAAACTGACCGTCGCGGTTGACGCACAGCACCCGAGTGATGATTATGAAAGTCTGAATCTGGGAGCTGAATATACATTTGATAATTTCGTTTTTATAAGAGGCGGATTTAAATCAATGTTTCAGCAGGATTCAGAAGAATCATTCGCGCTGGGATTCGGCATACGGCAGTCACTGATGAATAATGTTTCGGTGATATTTGATTACGGCTACCAGAATTTCGGCCGTTTCTCGGAAATTCAGAAATTCTCTTTATCAGTTTCGTTCTAG
- a CDS encoding sodium/solute symporter (Members of the Solute:Sodium Symporter (SSS), TC 2.A.21 as described in tcdb.org, catalyze solute:Na+ symport. Known solutes for members of the family include sugars, amino acids, nucleosides, inositols, vitamins, urea or anions, depending on the system.), with protein MPDTFSFLDAFFIVVYLIVVLTIGFYSSRKNDEKFADYFLAGRTLGWFAIGISVFAANISSEHFIGLAGAGSVSGLAVGQFELMAIFILIFFGWFLAPVMYRSGAATVPEFLERSLGVKIRKIFAVFSIANYFLTKILVSLFAAGLLFYSTFGLSFYASSILIVLITGLYSVIGGSVAVVRTQTFQGIMLITGAVILSVAGYFAVGGFSELYTKLPADFFTMFKPVSDKDYPWTGIVFGAPIIAFWYWCADQYIVQKTFSAKSADDARKGSLLAASFKILPIFILVFPGLYAAVLFPDQRGDTAYSALINGSILPFGLKGIVIAGLLAAIMSSLSSAFNSIAVLFTNDYYRLKYPSANERKLVLVGRLSTTAAVIIAILLVPFVKLISSQLYLFLQSTQSFISPPITAVVLFGLFSKKMNGRTAIITLIATEAIGISRLVLEILDKNNVVLYPFLQWVLTVNFLHFSVFLFGLSVAMILVLNYQTNRETNHFAAEIRNSFTESIAEIRFSFSEAFKLHRVNTNVVLSAFILILIAGLWSIWS; from the coding sequence ATGCCTGATACGTTTTCTTTTCTGGATGCATTCTTTATTGTGGTGTATCTGATAGTGGTTCTCACTATCGGGTTTTATTCCTCGAGGAAGAATGATGAAAAGTTTGCGGATTACTTTCTGGCCGGCAGAACGCTTGGCTGGTTTGCCATCGGTATTTCCGTTTTTGCCGCGAATATATCCAGCGAGCATTTTATCGGATTAGCCGGAGCCGGCTCAGTGAGCGGGCTTGCGGTGGGTCAGTTTGAACTGATGGCTATTTTTATATTGATCTTTTTCGGATGGTTTCTCGCTCCGGTTATGTACCGGTCAGGCGCGGCAACCGTACCTGAATTCCTTGAGCGGAGTCTTGGAGTTAAAATCCGTAAGATTTTTGCGGTGTTCTCAATCGCGAATTATTTCCTCACAAAAATTCTTGTTTCGCTATTTGCCGCAGGACTTTTGTTTTACAGCACCTTCGGGCTCAGTTTTTATGCATCATCAATTCTTATTGTTCTCATCACCGGGCTTTACAGTGTGATAGGAGGCTCTGTTGCGGTTGTAAGGACCCAGACTTTTCAGGGCATCATGCTTATTACCGGTGCGGTGATTTTGTCCGTTGCCGGATATTTTGCCGTGGGGGGATTCAGTGAATTATATACAAAACTGCCGGCTGATTTTTTTACGATGTTTAAACCGGTTTCTGATAAAGATTATCCCTGGACCGGCATTGTGTTTGGCGCACCGATAATTGCATTCTGGTACTGGTGCGCTGATCAGTATATCGTGCAGAAAACCTTCAGCGCGAAATCAGCTGATGACGCAAGAAAAGGTTCACTGCTCGCCGCCTCGTTTAAGATACTCCCCATATTTATTCTTGTTTTCCCCGGTCTTTATGCAGCAGTTCTTTTCCCTGATCAGCGGGGAGATACAGCATATTCAGCATTAATTAACGGCTCGATACTGCCGTTCGGACTAAAGGGAATCGTGATTGCCGGACTTCTCGCCGCCATTATGTCATCACTTTCAAGCGCGTTTAACAGCATTGCTGTTCTTTTTACCAATGATTATTACCGCCTTAAGTATCCTTCAGCAAACGAACGGAAATTAGTTTTGGTCGGCAGGCTTTCAACCACTGCTGCGGTAATAATCGCGATACTCCTGGTGCCGTTTGTAAAACTGATTAGTTCGCAGTTATATCTGTTTCTGCAGAGCACTCAGTCCTTTATCAGTCCGCCCATTACCGCGGTTGTGCTGTTCGGACTCTTTTCAAAAAAGATGAACGGCCGGACTGCAATTATTACTCTGATAGCAACGGAAGCAATAGGCATCAGCCGGCTGGTGCTTGAGATACTGGATAAAAATAATGTCGTGCTTTATCCGTTTCTGCAATGGGTTCTGACGGTTAATTTCCTTCACTTCTCGGTATTCCTGTTCGGGCTGAGTGTGGCAATGATTCTGGTATTAAATTATCAGACAAACCGCGAGACAAACCACTTTGCTGCTGAAATCAGGAACTCCTTTACCGAGAGTATTGCTGAAATTCGATTTAGTTTTTCGGAAGCATTTAAGCTTCACCGGGTCAATACCAATGTGGTATTGTCAGCGTTTATTCTGATTCTTATTGCGGGTCTGTGGAGTATCTGGTCATAG
- a CDS encoding glycoside hydrolase family 3 C-terminal domain-containing protein, whose product MLISFCAYTQQLTKEQEAKLNELISKMTLEEKAGQMTQITIQTISKKQGTKDQKHELDDKKLEEAITKYHVGSILNVFDVAHDIEYWHEIITKIQTAATEKTRLGIPVIYGIDAIHGATYTKGATLFPQGLALASTWNTGLAKMIGDVTAIETAASGIYWNFNPVLDLGRQPLWPRLWETYGEDVYLAQQLGGAYIYGSQNNPLVGKDRFVTCLKHYVGYSFPFNGLDRTPAYMSERTLREYFLPPFEAGVKAGSKTVMVNSGEIDGIPGHANHFLLTDVLRGELKFDGFVVSDWEDIKRLYTRDRVADSPKEAVRMAVMAGVDMSMVPTDYSFYEYVVELAKEGKLPMWRIDEAVKRILAVKMGMGLFENAFPDKELKKHFATEEHTKQNLEAATESIVLLKNKDNTLPLAKNNKVFVTGPTANMLSVLNGGWTITWQGNEETLYPQEKFTILEAIQSEIPKAQVSYAEGVTFDKEGNTDEAVKLAGSSDVVVLCLGEPAYCETPGNIYDLTLPDAQINYAKKLKAAGKKLVVVLVQGRPRVMNEIAEIADAIMVGFLPGMEGGRAIADILFGDANPSGKLPVTYPKSPNGITFYDYKPIEKFDANGYKPQFEFGFGLSYTTFAYANLKLSSNEISENGTLTVTVDVKNTGKIKGKEVVQLYLTDLFGSVSRPNRQIKGFDKIELAPGETRTVSFTVNKDHLSFIGRENKRIVEPGRFLVNIAGLEKEFELK is encoded by the coding sequence ATGCTGATAAGCTTTTGCGCATATACCCAGCAGCTAACAAAAGAACAGGAAGCTAAGCTGAACGAGCTGATTTCCAAAATGACCCTGGAAGAAAAAGCCGGTCAGATGACACAGATTACCATACAGACCATTTCAAAGAAGCAGGGTACAAAAGACCAGAAGCATGAGCTTGATGACAAAAAGCTTGAAGAGGCAATAACAAAATATCATGTGGGCTCAATACTGAATGTGTTTGATGTGGCTCATGATATTGAATACTGGCATGAGATTATTACCAAAATACAGACAGCAGCTACGGAAAAAACCCGTCTGGGTATTCCGGTTATTTATGGCATTGATGCAATCCATGGTGCAACCTATACAAAAGGCGCAACATTATTCCCTCAGGGACTGGCGCTGGCGAGCACCTGGAATACCGGGCTGGCGAAAATGATCGGAGATGTTACCGCCATAGAAACAGCGGCTTCGGGTATCTACTGGAATTTTAATCCGGTGCTTGACCTCGGCCGTCAGCCGCTCTGGCCGCGCCTCTGGGAAACCTACGGCGAAGATGTGTATCTGGCTCAGCAGCTTGGCGGAGCATATATATATGGTTCACAGAATAATCCGCTGGTCGGTAAAGACCGGTTTGTAACCTGTCTTAAACATTATGTGGGATACAGTTTTCCGTTCAACGGGCTTGACCGTACCCCGGCTTATATGTCAGAAAGAACGCTGAGGGAATATTTCCTTCCGCCGTTTGAAGCAGGCGTTAAAGCAGGATCAAAAACCGTGATGGTTAATTCCGGTGAGATTGACGGCATTCCCGGACACGCAAATCATTTCCTTTTAACCGATGTACTCAGAGGAGAACTGAAGTTTGACGGTTTTGTGGTTTCCGACTGGGAAGATATTAAACGTTTATATACACGTGACCGTGTGGCTGACTCACCCAAGGAAGCTGTCCGCATGGCGGTAATGGCAGGCGTTGATATGAGCATGGTGCCGACTGATTACAGTTTCTATGAATATGTGGTAGAGCTTGCAAAAGAAGGCAAGCTTCCGATGTGGAGAATTGATGAAGCCGTAAAACGGATTCTCGCGGTGAAGATGGGTATGGGACTTTTTGAAAATGCTTTTCCTGACAAAGAACTTAAAAAACATTTCGCTACGGAAGAACATACAAAACAGAATCTTGAAGCTGCAACGGAGTCAATCGTTCTGTTAAAGAATAAGGATAACACTCTTCCTCTTGCAAAGAATAATAAGGTTTTTGTGACGGGTCCGACAGCTAATATGCTTTCAGTGCTCAACGGAGGGTGGACCATTACCTGGCAGGGGAATGAAGAGACTCTTTACCCTCAGGAGAAATTTACCATCCTGGAGGCAATTCAGTCTGAAATTCCCAAAGCACAGGTGAGCTATGCAGAAGGCGTAACATTCGATAAAGAAGGAAATACTGATGAAGCAGTAAAGCTTGCCGGTTCTTCTGATGTTGTTGTCCTTTGCCTTGGCGAACCGGCTTACTGCGAAACTCCGGGTAATATATATGACCTTACCCTGCCTGACGCTCAGATAAACTATGCAAAGAAGCTGAAAGCGGCAGGGAAAAAACTGGTTGTAGTGCTGGTTCAGGGCAGACCCCGCGTTATGAATGAAATCGCGGAGATTGCTGATGCGATAATGGTTGGGTTCCTCCCCGGTATGGAAGGCGGACGAGCTATTGCGGATATCCTGTTCGGTGATGCAAATCCGAGCGGCAAACTTCCGGTGACGTATCCGAAATCACCTAACGGCATCACTTTTTATGATTACAAACCAATCGAAAAATTTGACGCAAACGGCTACAAACCGCAGTTTGAATTTGGATTCGGACTGAGTTACACAACCTTTGCGTATGCAAATCTGAAATTAAGCAGCAATGAAATATCCGAAAACGGTACTCTGACGGTGACGGTTGATGTTAAGAACACCGGCAAGATTAAAGGCAAAGAAGTTGTGCAGTTATATCTGACAGACCTTTTCGGAAGCGTAAGCCGTCCGAACAGACAGATTAAAGGATTCGACAAGATTGAACTGGCTCCGGGTGAAACCAGGACTGTTTCCTTTACCGTGAACAAGGACCATCTTTCATTTATCGGTCGTGAAAATAAAAGAATTGTTGAGCCAGGCAGATTTCTTGTAAACATTGCCGGACTTGAAAAAGAGTTCGAACTTAAGTAA
- a CDS encoding T9SS type A sorting domain-containing protein — protein sequence MALNDADATGTREGILTYSPFNEDRSYADVSRWTHTWIGSLWEPVGVEDELTADSYALAQNYPNPFNPATTIKYSIQKAGLVTLRVYDMLGREVATLVDQEQNAGVYSVQFNASGLASGIYLYKLESGSFTKTNKLMLIK from the coding sequence ATGGCTCTGAATGATGCAGATGCAACCGGAACAAGAGAAGGTATTCTTACCTACTCACCGTTCAACGAAGACCGTTCTTATGCTGACGTATCAAGATGGACGCACACCTGGATTGGCAGCCTGTGGGAGCCGGTCGGAGTTGAAGATGAACTGACCGCGGACAGCTATGCACTCGCGCAGAACTATCCGAATCCGTTCAATCCGGCTACAACGATAAAATACTCAATTCAGAAAGCCGGTCTGGTAACACTGCGCGTATATGACATGCTCGGACGCGAAGTTGCAACTCTGGTTGACCAGGAACAGAATGCAGGAGTTTACTCCGTGCAGTTTAACGCATCCGGACTTGCAAGCGGTATATACCTCTACAAGCTGGAAAGCGGCTCATTTACAAAAACTAATAAATTAATGCTCATTAAGTAG
- a CDS encoding family 16 glycosylhydrolase, producing MNKPRLYITVFLLLAMAAPLAAKDFKGAELRTKQSFLYGRFEVNMKAAGREGMLSSFFTYNDNSTGPDTWNEIDIEILGRYNDNVQFNTITPGQANHVRSHPVNYSPHLEYRTYAFEWTPSYVAWFIDGVEVYRQTSAHIQTLNKTQKIMMNIWNPSFANWVGQWSPDILPAFAYYDWVKYYTYTPGTGNYGSGNNFTFSWGDEFDYFNTSRWEKGTHTWFGNGCDFVVENAVFRDSKLILCLTDQFNLGYTDITPPKFIGAKVQNNKVIASFTEELDSVTAQTESNFIIVGATVDNAQIRPDNKSVELTVSGWDFVSSKNLLVFNVKDRFNNTAAARAITISPQTQFTFPVKINAAGPAALGYLADAEWNLTTDYGYYEGGVTTYASSLQINGTDEDEIYRTERYGAMGYKVRLPNGTYRVKMMFAENYLTAAGKRIFDIYLEQNRVLQNLDIYASVGGNTALVHTFDGVSVQDGVLDIYFGAQVDMPLINGIIIEQDPSGTDEGSLETPGGFRLHQNYPNPFNGQTVISFSVHTPGDFIFSVYNTLGESLFEKHFGFLEQGEYSISLRSDNLNRSSASSGVYFYELASAGARSIKKLLLLN from the coding sequence ATGAATAAGCCAAGACTATATATAACAGTGTTTCTTCTGCTTGCCATGGCGGCTCCGCTTGCGGCAAAGGATTTTAAAGGGGCGGAACTGCGGACTAAACAGTCATTTCTTTACGGACGTTTTGAAGTGAATATGAAAGCTGCCGGAAGAGAAGGAATGCTTTCTTCATTCTTTACCTATAATGACAATTCTACGGGGCCTGATACCTGGAATGAGATTGATATCGAAATTCTGGGCAGATATAATGACAACGTGCAGTTTAACACCATAACACCCGGACAGGCGAATCACGTAAGAAGTCATCCGGTGAATTATTCCCCGCATCTGGAATACCGCACGTATGCATTTGAATGGACTCCGTCCTATGTCGCATGGTTTATTGACGGGGTGGAAGTTTACCGGCAGACATCAGCCCATATACAAACGCTGAATAAAACACAGAAGATTATGATGAATATCTGGAATCCTTCATTTGCCAACTGGGTGGGGCAGTGGAGTCCGGATATCCTTCCTGCGTTTGCCTACTATGACTGGGTTAAGTATTACACCTATACGCCTGGTACCGGGAATTACGGCTCAGGAAATAATTTCACCTTCTCCTGGGGAGATGAGTTTGACTACTTTAACACTTCCCGCTGGGAAAAAGGCACCCACACCTGGTTTGGCAACGGATGTGATTTTGTTGTTGAAAACGCTGTCTTCCGTGATTCAAAACTGATACTCTGTCTTACCGATCAGTTTAATCTCGGATATACAGATATTACTCCGCCGAAGTTTATCGGTGCAAAGGTTCAGAACAACAAAGTGATTGCGTCTTTTACCGAAGAACTTGATTCCGTTACCGCACAGACGGAATCCAATTTTATTATCGTGGGTGCGACCGTTGATAATGCTCAGATCCGTCCGGACAATAAAAGTGTTGAACTGACGGTTTCAGGATGGGATTTTGTTTCGTCCAAAAATCTGCTGGTATTTAATGTGAAGGACCGGTTTAACAATACCGCTGCCGCACGGGCAATTACCATTTCTCCGCAGACACAGTTTACCTTTCCGGTTAAGATTAATGCCGCGGGTCCGGCTGCACTCGGGTATCTGGCTGATGCTGAATGGAATCTGACGACCGATTACGGCTATTATGAAGGGGGAGTAACCACCTACGCATCCTCACTGCAGATTAATGGTACCGATGAAGATGAAATTTACCGTACAGAGCGCTATGGCGCCATGGGATATAAAGTGCGTCTGCCAAATGGCACCTATCGTGTTAAGATGATGTTTGCGGAGAACTATCTTACAGCAGCAGGCAAGAGGATTTTTGATATTTATCTTGAGCAGAACCGCGTTTTGCAGAATCTTGATATTTATGCATCCGTTGGAGGAAACACTGCTCTGGTGCATACCTTTGACGGAGTTTCAGTTCAGGACGGAGTGCTGGATATCTATTTTGGGGCGCAGGTTGATATGCCTCTTATAAATGGCATTATCATTGAGCAGGATCCTTCTGGCACAGATGAGGGAAGTCTTGAAACTCCCGGCGGATTCCGTCTGCATCAGAATTATCCTAATCCGTTTAACGGACAGACGGTGATATCGTTCTCCGTACATACTCCCGGAGACTTCATTTTTTCAGTATATAATACGCTTGGTGAAAGTCTGTTCGAGAAGCACTTTGGCTTTCTGGAGCAGGGGGAGTATTCGATTTCATTACGTTCTGATAATCTGAACAGAAGCTCAGCTTCAAGCGGAGTTTATTTTTACGAACTGGCATCAGCCGGGGCACGCAGCATAAAGAAACTTCTGCTGCTTAATTAA
- a CDS encoding TonB-dependent receptor translates to MIRKAETTFLLSVYKHLLAVLLILFLADLEAGVTGKIAGKVLDDKTGEPVIGANIVLEGTYLGAAADIDGYYAISNVPPGKYRLIVSAIGYQKVVIENILVKIDLTTAVDVKLTSSTLMLDKEVVITSERPMVQKDLTSTSTTISSDDIKLMPVENVGQIVNLQAGVMDGHFRGGRSNDVAYLIDGVAVTDPFNGGFSMEVENTSIRQMEVITGTFNAEYGQALSGVVNIVTEGGSNKFRMSVSSYLGNFITGSTDLFRNLDRADRISQRSIQLTVSGPVTPINNLYFFTTARFADNTGHLYGKRVYNVTDDVPFYPNPSNKQFWVARNTGDNSYVAMNPSSKYSFNGKLTYALPKLAVTYSLFWDNTENRYYDHNFSWTPDGIMTHYGNDLIQNLQFIHDISSSTNQSLKFSFSNYDFKGYLYEDKFDPRYVNPRQGISLSNYTFRSGGNQGGRYHRYTQTFVSQWSLSSQISKEHKIGMGVEARFNNIFNQSMDLVNLTDGQTDSLGNVIFTPGYPAKGTISDQGSHIEYTRYPFEASAYIQDKMEYDIMIINAGLRLDYFNSNARMPADKKNPTRNTAFPGADQWVEASDNLQVSPRLGASFPITDQGIIRFSYGHFFKIPAFENLYQNPDFIVRPGNSLNSIIGNPDLKAEKNVIYEIGLQQVLFEDISLNASLYYRDIRNWLGMEIVNTYEGFKYARFINRDYANVRGLVLVLDKRFSNFFSAKLDYTYQIAEGNSSDPYAVYNKNQTVPPIEEAKSVVPLDWDQRHTANLVINVGLPADWTAGLIFQYGSGTPYTEDPRISRGVRFENGGIKPTFFNMDLRADKAFDIGSGLFLRTYVMIYNVLDLRNEFGVYASTGRANIDLNTQYAGDIIGLNTIEEYIKNPAMYSAPREIRIGVGIDF, encoded by the coding sequence ATGATAAGGAAAGCTGAAACTACATTTCTTCTATCTGTATATAAACATCTCTTGGCTGTGCTGCTCATACTGTTTCTGGCTGATCTGGAAGCAGGTGTGACAGGAAAAATAGCAGGCAAGGTGCTGGATGATAAAACAGGCGAACCGGTAATCGGGGCCAATATCGTACTTGAAGGCACCTATCTCGGAGCTGCGGCAGATATAGACGGCTATTATGCCATAAGCAACGTGCCTCCGGGTAAATACCGTCTGATTGTCTCGGCAATCGGATATCAGAAAGTGGTTATTGAAAATATCCTGGTCAAGATAGACCTGACCACAGCTGTGGATGTAAAACTAACCTCTTCAACGCTTATGTTGGATAAGGAAGTCGTGATTACCTCCGAACGTCCGATGGTACAGAAGGATCTTACGTCAACCTCAACTACCATCTCATCTGATGATATTAAACTGATGCCTGTTGAAAATGTAGGCCAAATTGTTAATCTGCAGGCCGGTGTAATGGACGGACACTTCAGAGGAGGCCGCTCCAATGATGTTGCTTACCTGATTGACGGCGTGGCTGTGACGGATCCTTTTAACGGCGGCTTCAGCATGGAGGTTGAGAACACTTCAATCCGTCAGATGGAAGTTATAACGGGAACATTTAACGCTGAATATGGCCAGGCACTTTCCGGTGTGGTTAATATCGTAACTGAAGGGGGATCAAATAAATTCAGGATGAGCGTTTCATCGTATCTGGGCAATTTTATAACCGGAAGCACTGATCTCTTCAGAAATCTTGACAGGGCAGACCGTATATCACAGCGCAGTATTCAGCTGACCGTGAGCGGTCCGGTAACTCCAATAAATAATTTATACTTTTTCACAACAGCAAGATTTGCTGATAATACCGGCCACCTCTATGGAAAAAGAGTTTATAATGTAACAGATGATGTTCCGTTTTATCCGAACCCATCAAATAAGCAGTTTTGGGTTGCACGCAACACCGGCGACAATTCATACGTGGCAATGAATCCAAGCAGTAAATATTCCTTTAACGGAAAGCTGACCTATGCTCTTCCTAAACTGGCTGTTACCTACTCACTTTTCTGGGATAACACAGAAAACCGCTATTATGATCATAACTTCAGCTGGACGCCTGACGGAATTATGACCCACTATGGCAATGATCTGATTCAGAATCTGCAGTTTATTCACGATATATCATCCTCTACCAATCAGAGTCTGAAATTCAGTTTCAGCAACTATGATTTTAAGGGATATCTTTATGAAGATAAGTTTGACCCCCGGTATGTAAATCCGCGCCAGGGAATATCGCTTTCCAACTATACATTCCGCTCCGGCGGAAATCAGGGGGGCAGATACCACAGATATACACAGACATTTGTAAGCCAGTGGTCTCTTTCTTCCCAGATAAGCAAAGAACATAAAATCGGGATGGGAGTTGAAGCAAGATTTAACAACATCTTTAACCAGAGCATGGATCTGGTAAACCTGACCGACGGCCAGACTGACAGTCTCGGAAACGTTATTTTTACTCCGGGCTATCCTGCAAAGGGTACAATCTCTGACCAGGGCTCCCATATCGAATATACCCGCTATCCTTTTGAAGCATCTGCGTATATACAGGATAAGATGGAGTATGATATCATGATCATCAACGCCGGTCTTCGTCTGGATTACTTTAATTCAAACGCCCGTATGCCGGCAGATAAAAAGAATCCGACACGCAACACGGCTTTCCCCGGCGCTGACCAGTGGGTTGAAGCTTCGGATAATCTGCAGGTAAGCCCGCGTCTTGGCGCTTCGTTCCCGATTACCGACCAGGGAATTATCCGCTTCTCATACGGACATTTTTTCAAGATTCCGGCATTCGAGAATCTGTATCAGAATCCTGACTTTATCGTCCGGCCCGGAAACAGTCTGAACTCGATCATCGGCAACCCCGATCTGAAAGCAGAGAAAAACGTAATTTATGAAATAGGCCTGCAGCAGGTTTTATTTGAAGATATATCCTTAAATGCTTCTTTATACTACCGGGATATCCGCAACTGGCTGGGTATGGAAATTGTAAATACCTATGAAGGATTTAAATACGCCAGATTCATCAACCGCGATTACGCAAACGTTCGCGGCCTGGTACTAGTGCTTGACAAGCGGTTCTCCAACTTCTTCAGCGCGAAACTGGACTATACCTATCAGATAGCTGAAGGGAACTCATCTGACCCTTATGCAGTGTATAACAAAAACCAGACAGTGCCTCCTATTGAAGAAGCAAAATCAGTTGTTCCGCTTGACTGGGATCAGCGCCATACTGCTAATCTGGTGATTAATGTTGGTTTGCCTGCTGACTGGACAGCGGGACTGATCTTCCAGTACGGTTCAGGCACCCCGTATACTGAAGACCCGAGAATCTCACGCGGCGTTCGCTTTGAAAACGGCGGAATTAAGCCCACGTTCTTTAATATGGACCTGCGGGCTGACAAGGCATTTGATATCGGCAGCGGATTATTCCTGAGAACGTATGTGATGATATATAATGTTCTTGATCTCAGAAATGAGTTTGGTGTTTATGCCAGCACAGGCCGTGCGAATATTGATCTGAATACGCAGTATGCAGGCGACATCATAGGCCTTAACACGATTGAAGAGTATATAAAGAATCCCGCAATGTACTCGGCCCCGCGCGAAATAAGAATAGGAGTCGGCATTGATTTCTAA